In one window of Mercurialis annua linkage group LG4, ddMerAnnu1.2, whole genome shotgun sequence DNA:
- the LOC126678833 gene encoding dirigent protein 1-like has translation MAKSLWPYAFAASILLVSLMPSSTSNHHHGLKCLHFALYQQETVNKTGYIIVNGIAGAHISQIALPFGTIFVFQDLMTISPNPSSKVVGVAEGISTTSSLSGLTSVSTAKVTLRLKHHKGSITIVGGTHNVKAADHPVVGGTGDFLFVQGYVTSSPVDLIGLTVVYKIEFHLYWPPYAKRVHLA, from the coding sequence ATGGCTAAATCTCTGTGGCCTTATGCTTTTGCCGCTTCGATTTTACTTGTTTCACTTATGCCTAGTTCCACCTCTAATCATCACCATGGACTGAAGTGTCTTCATTTTGCACTCTACCAACAGGAGACTGTCAACAAAACTGGATACATCATAGTGAATGGTATTGCAGGAGCTCACATCAGTCAAATCGCGCTGCCTTTTGGCACTATATTTGTTTTTCAAGATCTCATGACGATTTCACCCAACCCATCTTCCAAAGTTGTCGGTGTTGCAGAAGGAATATCAACGACTTCTAGTCTCAGCGGACTCACCAGCGTTTCTACCGCTAAGGTGACTCTACGTCTCAAGCACCACAAAGGGTCAATCACCATCGTTGGCGGCACGCACAATGTCAAGGCGGCTGATCATCCTGTTGTTGGAGGCACTGGTGACTTTTTATTTGTACAGGGGTATGTAACATCGTCTCCGGTCGATCTCATTGGCCTTACGGTTGTATACAAAATCGAATTTCACCTTTATTGGCCTCCGTATGCAAAGCGAGTTCATCTTGCCTAA
- the LOC126676572 gene encoding phosphoinositide phosphatase SAC7-like, with product MMERAESGQKLYTRMRLWEFPDQYLIEPTDGSSGSPLSINRADGSFNLLDGVPECNSLRVPKIRTIFGVVGMLRLVAGSYLIVIAERECVGSYLGHPIFKVTSLKILPCDHSLKSTPEEQKKMETEFSRLLNVAEKTPGLYFSYDTNLTLSAQRLHDLGDESKLLPLWRQAEPRFLWNNYMLELLIDHKLDPYLLPVVQGTFHNFQTAIGKEIVEVILIARRCTRRTGTRMWRRGADPDGYVANFVETEQIVQMNGYTASFVQVRGSIPFLWEQIVDLTYKPKFEIVKPEEAPRVAERHFLDLRKKYGSVLAVDLVNKHGGEGRLSEKFANAMQHIISDDVRYLHFDFHQICGHIHFERLSILYDQIVDFLDKSGFLLLNEKGEKMKEQTGVVRANCIDCLDRTNVTQSMIGRKMLEIQLRRIGVFGAEETISSHPNFDENYKILWANHGDDVSIQYSGTPALKGDFVRYGQRTTRGIFNDGRNALARYYLNNFSDGTKQDAIDLLHGHYIVSASRDMAPPSQKGGLENIASFPLALLVILTGFFFAIMSLRLVRNDIKHLFFSILWASLTIGIGAFVKANGRIFCNRPRLHEPRR from the exons ATGATGGAGAGAGCTGAATCAGGACAGAAGCTTTACACACGAATGAGATTATGGGAATTTCCAGATCAGTATTTAATCGAACCTACTGACGGATCTTCCGGTTCTCCTTTGTCTATTAACCGCGCTGACGGTTCATTCAATCTGCTCG ATGGAGTCCCGGAATGCAATTCTCTCCGTGTTCCTAAAATCAGGACTATTTTTGGTGTTGTTGGGATGCTTAGGCTTGTTGCAG GTTCGTACTTAATTGTCATTGCGGAACGAGAATGTGTTGGATCCTACTTGGGACATCCTATCTTTAAAGTTACATCTTTGAAGATTTTGCCTTGTGATCACTCTCTGAAAAGTACACCGGAAGAACAG AAAAAGATGGAGACTGAATTCTCTCGACTGCTTAATGTTGCAGAGAAGACCCCTGGTCTTTATTTCTCATATGACACCAATTTAACACTGAG TGCACAACGGTTACATGATTTGGGCGATGAATCTAAATTACTTCCTCTTTGGAGACAG GCAGAACCCAGGTTTCTGTGGAACAATTATATGTTGGAACTGCTCATAGATCACAAG CTTGATCCATACTTGCTTCCAGTTGTCCAAGGGA CCTTTCATAACTTTCAAACTGCCATTGGAAAAGAAATAGTTGAAGTCATTCTAATCGCTAGGAGATGCACAAGGAGAACTG GCACCCGCATGTGGAGAAGAGGTGCTGATCCTGATGGCTATGTTGCCAACTTTGTGGAAACTGAACAAATTGTACAGATGAATGGATATACAGCATCATTTGTTCAG GTTCGGGGTTCAATTCCATTTCTTTGGGAGCAGATAGTTGATTTAACATATAAGCCTAAGTTTGAGATTGTCAAACCTGAGGAGGCT CCTCGAGTAGCAGAGCGGCATTTCttggatttgagaaaaaaatacgGATCTGTTTTAGCAGTTGACCTTGTCAATAAG CATGGAGGCGAGGGACGCTTAAGTGAAAAATTTGCCAATGCGATGCAACATATTATTAGTGATGATGTAAG ATACCTACACTTTGATTTTCATCAAATTTGTGGGCATATTCACTTCGAGCGCCTTTCTATCCTTTATGACCAAATTGTGGATTTCCTTGATAAAAGCGG GTTTCTTTTGTTGAATGAGAAGGGTGAGAAAATGAAGGAGCAAACTGGTGTTGTGAGGGCCAACTGTATTGACTGTTTAGACCGTACAAATGTTACCCAG AGTATGATTGGTCGAAAAATGTTAGAGATCCAACTGAGAAGGATTGGTGTATTCGGTGCAGAAGAAACTATTAGCTCGCACCCAAATTTTGacgaaaattataaaatac TATGGGCTAATCATGGGGATGACGTAAGCATTCAGTATTCCGGAACTCCTgctttaaaaggagattttgtAAG ATATGGCCAAAGGACAACCCGAGGGATCTTTAACGATGGCCGGAATGCCCTAGCTCGCTATTATTTGAACAACTTCTCCGATGGTACAAAACAG GATGCAATTGATCTCTTACATGGGCATTACATTGTTTCTGCGAGCCGAGATATGGCACCTCCATCTCAAAAAGGAGGTCTTGAGAATATAGCT TCTTTTCCGCTGGCTTTGTTGGTGATCTTAACTGGGTTCTTTTTTGCGATAATGTCACTACGGCTAG TTCGGAACGATATTAAGCACTTATTCTTCTCAATTTTATGGGCAAGCCTTACTATTGGTATTGGAGCATTTGTGAAGGCCAATGGACGGATTTTCTGCAACCGGCCTCGTCTGCATGAGCCCCGCCGTTGA
- the LOC126676288 gene encoding F-box/kelch-repeat protein At3g06240-like isoform X1: MGSCNGLVCIFRAGYYEDIIVWNPCTGISREVPNPSCPLGSCYRSYGFGYDSLSKDFKIILAVEEHPDDSQSCFYYVEVFSLKRNSWKRIRYAVNPRDSIVGEPSYSMRGTHINGVLYWNINDVLHAFDLELETFSIMPLPKTSDGYIGALDNCLSFTDSAFTDSTDIWTLKRCGGVNSWVKFISLTTKDDIRPLYMTKAGIVVKDDIRPLYTEDLSSQRIIAKRFVEDQFEDIVAIAVPSGRISRVFEIGEGRSMCDAIAYVEDLVSPTALISEIEGVNTETRAVQYDGNNEAGCQSQKNS; this comes from the exons ATGGGTTCTTGTAATGGCTTGGTTTGCATTTTTCGAGCTGGCTATTACGAGGATATCATTGTTTGGAACCCTTGTACTGGAATCTCTCGAGAGGTTCCTAATCCGTCTTGTCCATTGGGTTCTTGCTATCGTTCATATGGTTTTGGTTATGATTCTTTGTCTAAAGATTTTAAGATTATTTTAGCTGTAGAAGAACATCCTGATGATTCTCAAAGTTGTTTTTATTATGTCGAGGTTTTCTCACTCAAACGCAATTCATGGAAAAGAATTCGTTATGCAGTTAATCCTCGCGATAGCATTGTTGGGGAACCGAGTTACTCAATGAGAGGAACTCATATCAATGGTGTTTTGTATTGGAATATAAATGATGTATTGCATGCTTTTGATTTAGAGTTGGAAACTTTTTCTATTATGCCACTACCAAAAACAAGTGACGGCTATATAGGTGCTTTGGATAACTGCCTTAGTTTCACCGATTCTGCTTTCACTGATTCTACTGACATTTGGACTTTGAAACGTTGTGGTGGTGTAAATTCTTGGGTGAAGTTTATTTCTTTGACTACCAAGGATGATATACGACCTTTGTACATGACAAAGGCTGGTATTGTAGTTAAGGATGATATACGACCTTTGTACACGGAAGATCTTTCTAGTCAAAGAATTATAGCTAAGAGATTTGTGGAAGATCAATTTGAAGATATAGTTGCGATCGCGGTCCCTAGTGGAAGAATTAGCAGAGTGTTTGAAATTGGCGAGGGCAGGAGTATGTGTGATGCAATTGCATACGTGGAAGATCTTGTTTCTCCAACTGCTTTGATTTCAGAGATTGAAGGTGTAAATACCGAAACAAG GGCCGTTCAATATGATGGAAACAATGAGGCAGGATGCCAATCTCAGAAAAATAGTTAA
- the LOC126678832 gene encoding rubber cis-polyprenyltransferase HRT2-like gives MAKHIGVRKSDVFGNLASLMRICMFRVLSMGPIPNHVAFIMDGNRRYAKKENMKEGAGHRAGFLALISILKYCYELGVKYVTIYAFSIDNFKRRPDEVQELMDLMLEKMEELLKEESIVHQYGIRVFFIGNLTLLNEPVRMAMEKVMRATADNTKCTLLICIAYTSSDEIVHAVEESCKHKWQKFQSLTFNQQSNGGNKKREDNKKIYNNIRHSFQVNRKDEVDEFQETEASGASNLVREVEGDEDKASVSMPAAEGPCESNWNEDEASMETKIKNYPPPSGESQKTEGECSIIKLVDIEKYMYTAVAPEPDILIRSSGETRLSNFLLWQASECMLYSPHALWPEIGLWHLVWAVLNFQRNYLYLEKKKKQL, from the coding sequence ATGGCGAAACATATTGGGGTTAGAAAAAGCGATGTGTTTGGAAATTTGGCCAGTTTAATGAGAATATGCATGTTTCGCGTTCTGTCCATGGGACCCATCCCCAATCATGTTGCCTTCATTATGGATGGGAATCGAAGGTATGCTAAGAAAGAAAACATGAAAGAAGGGGCTGGGCATAGAGCTGGATTTTTAGCTCTGATTTCCATACTTAAGTATTGTTATGAATTGGGAGTGAAGTATGTAACTATTTATGCCTTTAgcattgataattttaaaaggcGGCCAGATGAGGTTCAGGAACTTATGGATCTGATGCTAGAAAAGATGGAGGAGCTGCTCAAGGAAGAAAGTATTGTGCACCAATATGGAATCagagttttttttattggtAATTTGACACTTCTGAATGAACCTGTCAGGATGGCCATGGAAAAGGTTATGAGGGCTACAGCGGACAATACAAAGTGTACCCTTTTAATATGCATTGCTTACACTTCCTCTGATGAGATTGTGCATGCTGTTGAAGAATCGTGCAAACATAAGTGGCAGAAATTTCAATCATTGACCTTTAATCAGCAAAGCAATGGcggaaataaaaaaagagaggaTAATAAGAAGATATATAATAATATCCGACATAGTTTCCAAGTAAACCGGAAAGATGAAGTTGATGAATTTCAAGAAACAGAAGCAAGTGGAGCCAGCAATCTGGTTAGAGAAGTTGAAGGGGATGAAGATAAAGCTAGCGTTTCCATGCCTGCTGCTGAAGGACCATGTGAAAGTAACTGGAATGAAGATGAAGCATCGATggaaactaaaataaaaaactatccTCCTCCATCTGGAGAGAGTCAGAAGACTGAAGGGGAATGTTCAATTATAAAGCTCGTAGACATTGAAAAGTACATGTACACAGCAGTAGCTCCTGAGCCTGACATTCTGATTCGAAGTTCTGGGGAGACCCGATTGAGCAATTTTCTACTCTGGCAGGCTAGTGAGTGCATGTTGTATTCTCCACATGCATTGTGGCCAGAAATTGGTTTATGGCACTTGGTGTGGGCAGTATTGAACTTCCAACGTAATTACTTGTatttggaaaagaaaaagaagcagCTATAA
- the LOC126676573 gene encoding catalase-2, which translates to MDPNKFIPSSSYNSPFFTANSGAPVWNNNNSLTVGPRGPILLEDYHLVEKLANFDRERIPERVVHARGASAKGFFEVTHDVSHLTCADFLRAPGVQTPVIVRFSTVIHERGSPETIRDPRGFAVKFYTREGNFDLVGNNFPVFFIRDGMKFPDMVHALKPNPKSHIQENWRILDFFSHVPESLHMFTFLFDDIGIPQDYRHMDGSGVNTYMFINKAGKPHYVKFHWRPTCGVKSLLEEDAIKIGGANHSHATQDLHDSIAAGNYPEWKLFVQTIDPEDEDRFDFDPLDVTKTWPEDILPLQPVGRLVLNRNIDNFFAENEQLAFCPSIVVPGIYYSDDKLLQTRIFSYSDTQRHRLGPNYLQLPANAPKCTHHNNHHDGFMNFMHREEEVNYFPSRYDSVRHADKYPITPRVCSGKREKCVIPKENNFKQPGERYRSFTPDRKERFVRRWVEALTDTRVTHEIRSIWISYWSQADKSLGQKLASHLNMRPTM; encoded by the exons ATGGATCCTAACAAG TTTATTCCGTCCAGCTCCTACAACTCTCCATTCTTCACCGCAAACTCTGGAGCTCCGGTCTGGAACAACAACAATTCCTTAACTGTCGGTCCAAGAG GGCCAATTCTGCTAGAGGATTATCATTTGGTGGAGAAGCTCGCAAATTTTGACAGGGAAAGAATACCAGAGAGAGTGGTTCATGCAAGAGGAGCAAGTGCTAAGGGGTTCTTCGAAGTGACTCATGATGTTTCTCATCTCACTTGTGCTGATTTTCTGAGAGCTCCCGGTGTTCAAACTCCGGTTATTGTTCGATTCTCTACTGTTATTCATGAGCGTGGCAGTCCCGAAACTATCCGAGACCCTCGCGGTTTTGCTGTCAAGTTCTACACTCGAGAG GGCAATTTTGATTTGGTGGGCAACAATTTCCCAGTGTTTTTCATCCGAGATGGGATGAAATTCCCTGACATGGTTCATGCTCTCAAACCCAATCCCAAGTCCCACATTCAAGAAAACTGGAGAATCTTAGATTTCTTCTCACACGTCCCTGAGAGCTTGCACATGTTCACCTTTCTCTTCGACGACATCGGTATTCCTCAGGATTACCGCCACATGGACGGTTCTGGTGTTAACACCTACATGTTCATCAACAAAGCCGGAAAGCCACATTATGTGAAATTCCACTGGAGACCAACTTGTGGAGTTAAGAGTTTATTAGAAGAAGATGCCATCAAAATTGGTGGAGCTAACCATAGTCATGCCACTCAGGATCTTCACGATTCAATTGCAGCTGGAAATTATCCTGAGTGGAAACTTTTCGTTCAGACAATCGATCCTGAAGATGAAGACAGGTTCGATTTTGATCCGCTTGATGTGACCAAGACTTGGCCTGAAGATATTTTGCCGTTGCAGCCTGTCGGTCGGTTGGTTTTGAACAGAAATATTGATAATTTCTTTGCTGAGAATGAGCAACTTGCGTTTTGTCCTTCTATTGTGGTTCCGGGTATTTATTACTCTGACGATAAGTTGCTGCAAACTAGAATTTTCTCTTATTCCGATACTCAGAGGCACCGTCTTGGACCAAACTATCTGCAGCTTCCCGCAAATGCACCGAAATGTACTCATCACAACAATCACCATGATGGTTTCATGAACTTTATGCATAGAGAGGAAGAG GTGAATTACTTCCCTTCAAGATATGATTCAGTTCGTCACGCAGACAAATACCCAATTACTCCTCGTGTTTGCAGCGGGAAGCGTGAGAAG TGTGTCATTCCAAAGGAGAATAACTTCAAGCAGCCTGGGGAGAGATACCGTTCCTTCACACCAGACAGGAAGGAGCGGTTCGTTCGCCGTTGGGTTGAGGCCCTGACCGACACAAGGGTAACCCACGAAATCCGCAGCATTTGGATCTCATACTGGTCTCAG GCTGACAAGTCTCTTGGTCAGAAGCTTGCTTCTCATCTCAACATGAGGCCAACCATGTGA
- the LOC126676288 gene encoding F-box/kelch-repeat protein At3g06240-like isoform X2, which translates to MGSCNGLVCIFRAGYYEDIIVWNPCTGISREVPNPSCPLGSCYRSYGFGYDSLSKDFKIILAVEEHPDDSQSCFYYVEVFSLKRNSWKRIRYAVNPRDSIVGEPSYSMRGTHINGVLYWNINDVLHAFDLELETFSIMPLPKTSDGYIGALDNCLSFTDSAFTDSTDIWTLKRCGGVNSWVKFISLTTKDDIRPLYTEDLSSQRIIAKRFVEDQFEDIVAIAVPSGRISRVFEIGEGRSMCDAIAYVEDLVSPTALISEIEGVNTETRAVQYDGNNEAGCQSQKNS; encoded by the exons ATGGGTTCTTGTAATGGCTTGGTTTGCATTTTTCGAGCTGGCTATTACGAGGATATCATTGTTTGGAACCCTTGTACTGGAATCTCTCGAGAGGTTCCTAATCCGTCTTGTCCATTGGGTTCTTGCTATCGTTCATATGGTTTTGGTTATGATTCTTTGTCTAAAGATTTTAAGATTATTTTAGCTGTAGAAGAACATCCTGATGATTCTCAAAGTTGTTTTTATTATGTCGAGGTTTTCTCACTCAAACGCAATTCATGGAAAAGAATTCGTTATGCAGTTAATCCTCGCGATAGCATTGTTGGGGAACCGAGTTACTCAATGAGAGGAACTCATATCAATGGTGTTTTGTATTGGAATATAAATGATGTATTGCATGCTTTTGATTTAGAGTTGGAAACTTTTTCTATTATGCCACTACCAAAAACAAGTGACGGCTATATAGGTGCTTTGGATAACTGCCTTAGTTTCACCGATTCTGCTTTCACTGATTCTACTGACATTTGGACTTTGAAACGTTGTGGTGGTGTAAATTCTTGGGTGAAGTTTATTTCTTTGACTACCAAGGATGATATACGAC CTTTGTACACGGAAGATCTTTCTAGTCAAAGAATTATAGCTAAGAGATTTGTGGAAGATCAATTTGAAGATATAGTTGCGATCGCGGTCCCTAGTGGAAGAATTAGCAGAGTGTTTGAAATTGGCGAGGGCAGGAGTATGTGTGATGCAATTGCATACGTGGAAGATCTTGTTTCTCCAACTGCTTTGATTTCAGAGATTGAAGGTGTAAATACCGAAACAAG GGCCGTTCAATATGATGGAAACAATGAGGCAGGATGCCAATCTCAGAAAAATAGTTAA